The window gtgatgaagatgttctGCCGGACCGATCTGCAGtctatctgttatctctgctctgtggaggaacataaaggccacgacacggtctcagctgcagcagaaaggagTGACAGCCACCGCCTTGATCACGTGACAGCAGCCGTGTCACGACtcagagacaaactgcaggACGTTCTTAGAGACGAATGGACAGACGCCTCACTgactgaagtggatgttttactgCCGGCAGCAGAGCCAAAGACCAGAGCTGAGTTCTTACAGTATTCACGTGAAATCActctggatccaaacacagcacacacacagttgttaTTATCTGAGGGGAACAGGAAAGTAACATTAATGAGACAACAACAGGCTTATTCTGATCATCCagacagattcactgatgtgtGGCAGGCCCTGAAtagagagagtctgactggacgttgttactgggaggtggagtggaCAGGTTTAGTTTCTGTAGCAGTCTCATACAAGAACATCAGCAGAGAAGGGAGCTCAGAGGACTGCAAGTTTGGATTTAATAACAATTCCTGGACCTTAGGTTGTAACAATAACAGTTATACCTTTCGGTACAACAACGTGAAAACTCCTGTCTCAGGTCCTTGGTCCTCCAGAGTGggagtgtacctggatcacagtgcaggtattctgtccttctacagcgtctctaaaaccatgaccctcctccacagagtccagaccacgttCACTCAGCCGCTCCACGCTGGAGTTCGTTTTTTTGGTATATTTGCTTTTGGAATCTCTGCTGAGGTCTGTGAactcaaataaacaaaagtgaTGTAAAGAGCAGCAGGTTAAACTCTTCAGATTTCAagtaaaatttaaatgttgttcgTCTTTCAGACTGGTGGAAAGagaacatttttctttaacttcactttatttgcgtctgtagatttctcctaaattcaccaaaagttaaCATTAGATAACgcctcatttacatatttaaaaagaaaacttctAACTCAACCATAATTGTCTTCATGAGGTTTCACTGTGAAATCTGTgagttaaacattttaaagacacTGCGGGTGAATCCAGTAAAATGTTCTCaactttaaattattaataaataacacttGGGTTTTTAATTTATAGTTCATGTCCCTAATTTGATCAAGTTTtacattgattaaaaaaaacattactaataaaatgaaataattttctggttattagatttaaattttaaagCACACATAAATATGAAactgatttaacataaaattacaaagaaaaacagcaaattgtTATGACCATAAAGCCTCAATGAGCAACAAATTTAATTAGAGATGAgtattattaattgtttttattcatattcaggaaataaacagaaataatacagtaaatataaaagaaaagattTACCTTGAGCTGTATATATCTAATTACAGATCGTTgtaattttaaagttaaaataaactaaataatacTATAACTTTATTGtacaaaaaattgaaataaatgtattttttttctctttttggcatTAAGCTTGAAttcaaagttttgttttggaTAATGAGCTGTAGATATTTAATTAcagataattattgttattttacatttatttgtatgtgATTTAAGAAAGCATATCTTTTGTAATTTGTTATTATTGGTGTAAAACTTAAAGTTATAGTTGGGTTTTAAATTTTCAGAAAATGTCAGTAGTTTGAGAGTTTTGTGttcagttaaaataaaaaataaaaaactcagTTTGAAGTGCTTCGCTTTATTTCCATCACATTTGgcatcaacacaaaaaaatccaccttttttttctaggttagaaataacattttcaaacatAAATTCATTCCCCacaacataaagaaaaaaaaatgaagcgaACATCCTCTGCTTCCCAGGAGTCCAGACGACTTCCTGTTTCAGAGTAAAAGTCTTTAGGAGTCTCTGCAGCTTCAGCCTTTAATCACAGCGATCGGCCGCAGTTTGATCGCCTTCTTACTGATTCCTGCGTCGTGACACGTGTTCACCACGTCCGTCACATTTTTGTACGATTCAGGAGCctgaaaaatatagaaaaaacgTTCAGAGAACAATCATTGATCGTCGACATACAGAAAGTGATCGGACCATGCTAGCAGAATTAGTGGAGCAGCTGAAGAAGACTGGCCTCAAAGCTTTTTcaaagattaaaacatttttgacaattttgacGTGAATGCTCCCATGGCACTATAGTCAAACAGAGAATGAAGTCTCATCTATTGCTGGGTTTAAATGAATGCCTCTGACTGCAGTAAATGCAGACAAAAATCTAACTTCTGTCAAGAAaggaatgtataaaaacaagaCATGTTTTGTGATTAGTCTAAAAATCTGAATTCTACAGAGAAATGTACAGCTTTGTGGAGTTCATCTCATCTTTCAAGGGGATTCTCCTAATTTCTTGCCTGCTAAACATGCTCAAAATCTCAAATAACTTCACCTAAAAGTCCTAAAATCAACAACATTGAGTTTTAGTTTAAACAAGTAATATCAAAAAGTAAAACACttactttgaaaacacaaagcaaaatatATTAATCAGGAAAATAGAGCAAAAGGGTTAGCAAAAATGAATTTGCTATGTCTCCGTTATTCTAAACAGGTGCTCTCAGAtgtatgtatacaaataaaaatgtttactttacTTTCCCTACAAATCAGTAGAATTAAAATGTACTGCCACGAAGATATTCAGCAGAACAGGAACAGCCTCTTTACAGTTTATCTGATGTTCTTAtagtgtgtgtacctgtgtaaaACTCCCccacaaaaactaaataaaagctTTAATGAGAGAAAAGCTGCTCCTGCAATGCCCCATAAAAAGGTGAACTATTCGAACCTCCTCCATGACGAGTTTGGGCGAGGCCACCCGGATGGCGATGCCCTGATCCGCTAGTTTGTCCAGGACGTCCTGGAAGTCGAGGTTCCTGCGGGACTTCGCTCGAGATAGAGCGCGGCCCTGAAACGAGCCATGGTTATTATTTAGTAACCTTCGTCTTTTAATCAGCTGCTtttctgtcacatttacagTCAATGAGAAGTTTTTAAACTGTTAATTTTGTACCTCatgaagattttattttatttatgaacaCAAAAACGAGAGAAAAtcaagataataaaaacaaacaaacaaacctaatcagtggacaacaacaaaaaaaaagaaaaaaaagaaattgtttttgagttattttctttgttgttttttgttgaatgttaaatttaatAATTGCGATCAATTTCAAAGCCTTTGCAAGACTAAAGGTCCTCATCACTCACAGGAACCAGCTTTATTttaagcaacaaaataaaagcaattttttaACATCAAACTCTCAACGTTTTATGAAAGATAGAAGCTGcagaaattaaaatcaaattataataaattattaaataaataaatgtcaatacattaactaatttaaaaaaatgtgaaaatgtgatatttctgcagaagaaaataataatacataaagaacatttggaaaataaaaaacttgaaagggaaaataataaatacattaatttaaaaataacatttaaatatatgaaaagataaatgcaaaacagataaaaaatatttaacatttaataaccaattcaacttaaatatatacaattaatataaaagtaaataaagaagcTAAATTGTTATCTATAATTAATGCTTATATTTTTCAATAtcatttttggtacatttattAGCATATTaaattagtcatttatttattttattttatttcaatagtGAGCTGCTTCCATACCTTTAAAGAAAGTTTCTGTTTAAttcaattaatattattatttcatacaacatgtttatttttctctacAGGAATTAAACTGgtttattgtaatatttatatttttgcaatatacatatattttgtgttttaaaaaaaaagggtctaattataaaatattctaaagaatatttaattttttaatttactttattgatcgtgtgatatatattttaacatattgtttgtgattttatattacttattattcctggaattttaattttttattataattttatataatataattcaaCTTTATCTTCAGAAAACTATCATAATACAATGATgtaaatatcttttttattgatatttggGTATTAAAACTTGAAACGATGTATTAAGTCACATTTCgggtgaatgaatgaaagtaAAGCGTCGTACCGCTCCGTGACACGTGGTGCCGAACGTCTCCGTCATCCCCTGCTCCGTCCCCGTCAGGACGTAACTACACGTCCCCATCGTCCCTCCAATCAGAACCGGCTGACCTGTCAGCTGACACAGAGACAACACGgcctcaggaggaggaggaggaggaggaggaggaggagaggggaggaagggggaggagaaggaggaggaggggggaggaggagagggatgagagggaggagagagagagaaggaagaggaggaggagagggaggtagagtaggaggaggagagaggagggaggatggaatgggaggaggggaagagtaagagaggagagggaggaggacagggggaggaggaggcccAGAAGAGGAACAGAAGGAGGTGGTGGAGCAGCagaagcaggagcagcaggaggagatggaggaggccCAGAAGAGGatcaggaggagcagcaggaggaggaagagagggaggaggagaaggaggaggagcagcagcaagaggaggaggaggagaaggaggtgaagcagcaggaggaggagaaggaggagcagcagcaagagcaggaggaggaggtggagcagcaggaggaggagcaggaggaggtggttACCTGGTAGTCGACGGGGATCAGTGGGTGGTGTGggggaaggagaaggagaggaggaggaggaggaggaggagtaggaggaggtgGTTACCTGGTAGTCGACGGGGATCAGTGGGTGGTGtggggggaggagagggagaggaggaggagtaggaggaggaggtggttaCCTGGTAGTCGATGGGGATCAGTGGGTGGTGtggggggaggagagggagaggaggaggagcaggagcaggaggaggtggttACCTGGTAGTCGACGGGGATCAGTGGGTGGTgtggggggaggagagggggaggaggaggaggaggagcaggaggaggtggttACCTGGTAGTCGACGGGGATCAGTGGGTGGTgtggggggaggagagggggagcaggaggaggaggaggaggtggttaCCTGGTAGTCGACGGAGATCAGTGGGTGGTgtggggggaggagagggggagcaggaggagcaggaggaggtggttACCTGGTAGTCGACGGGGATCAGTGGGTGGTgtggggggaggagagggggagcaggaggagcaggaggaggtggttACCTGGTAGTCGACGGGGATCAGTGGGTGGTgtggggggaggagagggggagcaggaggagcaggaggaggtggttACCTGGTAGTCGACGGGGATCAGTGGGTGGTGTGGGGGGAAGGCTCTGGTGGATCCTTTGCGGTGGATGAGCAGCGTCTTCTGCCTCCCGTCCACGATGTGCTCCTCCACCTTGGCGATGTTGTGAGAAACGTCGTAGATGACGTGCATGTCGAGGTCGTCCGGCGTCGTACCGAACACTTTAGAGAACGCCTGGAACATAAAACACCTCCGGGGATCAGTCTCAGGTGTGTGTACCTGTTCTTATagtcaggaggcggagctaaataaagagacacgtcggacaaaagctccacattttttccacatgctctccatcaccataagttaagccatataaaatctatgagaaccaatatatcttccaagccacttataaggtcaatcttggtgtcaaaatttacattttctgtgtgaaagaatcatttaaagctgttgagaatatcactagatgattatttgatcaaatagatatgttcattttattatatattgatataggtcatatacagtgcatgtattctataaaatgaataacatgcatacattttattgaactttattagcttcacgcttattatttatatatatatatatatatatatatatatatatatgtccaaCCGCTTAGGAACCTTgatatgtaaatacatggccaaaatgacgtatttatttgatcaaataatcatctagtgatattctcaatagctttaaattattctttgacacaaaaaaatgtagattttgacaccaagattgaccttctacggggcttggaagatatactggttctcatagactttatatggctgccatctctgatccgccatcttgttgaaaaaaaataattgaaacctatagtgaaaGAGAGCATGTgggaaaaatgtggtgcttttgtccggcgagTCCAAAATCagtcaaatctggtcctaagcagGTGTGTGAACCTGTAGTTATCGTTTGTGTTGTTATCTCCTGCAGGTGTGTGTAcctgttgttattgtttatgtGTTGTTATCACCTGTCTGGTGAGGAAGGTCATGGACGAGCGGTTGACCCAGGCGTAGTTCCCGGCGGCCGCCATGCCCTTCAGGTAGTCCTGTCCTTCCTGTGACGTGATGCGAGCGCACGCCAGCTGACGGTCGTTCACCGTGATCTTATCTCTCTTCATCGCCTTCTCCATGGCAACCAGAGCGTCTGTCAAcaacacacatttattattaacaacatcacaacatgtGTCGTGCCGTGCAGGTTTGTGTCGCGTCGTGCAAGTGTGGGTCCCATCGTGCAGGTGTGGTGTCGTTTCGTTCAGGTGTGGGTCTCGTCGTGCAGGTGTGGTGTTGCGTCGTGCAGGTGTGTGTCGTGCAGGTGTGGTGTTGCGTCGTGCAGGTGTGTGTCGTGCAGGTGTGGGTCTCGTCGTGCAGGTGTGGTGTTGCGTCGTGCAGGTGTGGTGTTGTTTCGTTCAGGTGTGGGTCGCGTCGTGCAGGTGTGGGTCTCATCGTGCAGGTGTGTGTCGTGTCGTGTCGTGCAGGTGTGTCATGTCGTGCAGGTGTGTGTCGTTTCGTGTTGTGCAGGTGTGTCATGTTGTGCAGGTGTGTCATGTCGTGCAGGTGTGTGTCGTTTCGTGTTGTGCAGGTGTGTCGTGCCTGCAGGTGTTTTGTGTTGTGCAGGTGTTTCATGTTGTGCAGGTGTGGGTCGCGTCGTGCAGGTGTGTGTCGCGTCGTGCAGGTGTGTGTCGTGTCGTGCAGGTGTGTGTCGTGTCGTGCAGGTGTGTGTCGTGTCGTGCAGGTGTGTGTCGTGTCGTGCAGGTGTGTGTCGTGTCAGGTGAGTCGTTACCTGTGGCGACCTGGTGTCCGAGGCCTCTGCTGCCGCTGTGGATCATCACACACACCTGTCCCTTGTGGTCAATGCCCATCTTCTTGGCGGCGTAGTCGTTGTAGATCTCGTCCACCACCTGGATCTCAGCGTAGTGGTTTCCTGCTCCCAGAGTCCCCAGCTGCAAACAaagggattattattattatttttttttatagttacaCATCTTTATTCATACAAACCATAAATATTTGTAAATTCTTTTTATAtgattttcatgtatttttagacttttaaagaaaaaataatttggataAAATTcaaaggaggagagggggggaggaggagagggagggaggaggagagggaggaggaggaggagaagctgcagcagctcctcctccttgtgTACCTGGGGCAGGCCCCTCTTCTTGGCCTTGGAGGAGACCTTGTTGGGGTCGGCCTGCAGCATGCGGCCGTACTCCTCACAGTGCTCCTTGTCCTCGGCCCACGCGTAGCCCTCCCTCAGGGACCAGTCCACACCCATCTCCAGCGCCTCCTCCAGGTCCCTGGGGACACACGGGTCATAGGTCAACAGGTCAAAGGTAACAGGTCAACAGGTGAGCAGGTCAGCAGGTCAACAGGTCAACAGGTGAGCAGGTCAACAGGTCAACAGGCAACAGGTCAACAGGTGAGCAGGTCAACAGGTAACAGGTCAACAGGTCAGCAGGTCAACAGGCAACAGGCAACAGGTCAACAGGTGAGCAGGTCAACAGGTCAACAGGTGAGCAGGTCAACAGGTGAGCAGGTCAACAGGTCAGCAGGTCAACAGGTCAACAGGCAACAGGTCAACAGGTCAACAGGTCAACAGGTCAACAGGTGAGCAGGTCAACAGGTAACAGGTCAACAGGTGAGCAGGTCAACAGGTCAGCAGGTCAACAGGTCAACAGGCAACAGGTGAGCAGGTCAACAGGTAACAGGTCAACAGGTGAGCAGGTCAACAGGTCAGCAGGTCAACAGGTCAACAGGCAACAGGTCAACAGGTCAACAGGTCAACAGGTCAACAGGTGAGCAGGTCAACAGGTAACAGGTCAACAGGTCAGCAGGTCAACAGGTGAGCAGGTCAACAGGTGAGCAGGTAACAGGTCAACAAGTCAACAGGTAACAGGTCAACAAGTCAACAACAGGTCAACAAGTCAACAGGTAACAGGTCAACAAGTCAACAGGTAACAGGTCAACAAGTCAACAGGTCAACAAGTCAACAGGTCAACAAGTCAACAGGTAACAGGTCAACAGGTCAACAGGTGAGCGTGTCTCTCCAGACCGAGTCCCGAGGTTCCCTGCTTACTTGGCCCCCATGGGGATGACCCCCTTGGAGCCGACTCCCACTGGGATGTGGTCGAACAGCGACTGGGCGAGCTGCTCCTTCACCGGCTGGACGTCGCCCTCGTCCAGGTTCGTCCTCAGCAGCCGCACGCCGCAGTTGATGTCGAAACCGACGCCGCCTGCAGGAGCCAGAGACCAGGTCAGTCACCTCTACAGTCcatgctgattcacacctctacacaTTTATAATGTGATCTTTTTGTTCATACAGATTCATACCTTTATATAccgtcatggaaaaatgattagaccacccgtgttttcttcagtttcttgttcatttaatgcctggtacaactaaaggtgcaactacaacaaaaatagcctatcaacatttaatttaagagccgatatctagacatttccatggttcTCTTTATAAtgaatttggttattatcattaaaaccatgttaaatgtctagatagcagctcttaaattaaactttgataggctatttttgttgttgtcattatatttgtctaaacaaatgtacctttagttgctacaggcattaaatgaacaagaaactgaagaaagcAATGAtgctctaatcattttttttccatgattgtatctATAATGAGCTCTTTTTGTTCACTATCAaagattattgttgttgtttttttggtattgcacaattagatttttttgaaaaactttCTCTGAGATTTAAGTTCGGGTTAGATTTAAGGGTTAAGATTATGAAAAGAATGAAAATTTTCTCAGGAGGTTATAAAGTCataaatttgcaagaaaaaacatggaaactCTTGTTGTCTTTCTCCTGTTCAAACTGATTTTCAGTTTCATCTAAAAGTAATTATGAAgcagggggaggggaggggggcatTGTTACAAGTAAAACAACCCATAATTTTCCAGATTAAAGTTGTGATTTCGTCTCTCAACCGAGCATCAGAACAGTGAAGTAGAAATGTTGGTACCTGGAGACACCACGGCGTCGGGGTCGCTCATGTCGAAGGCCGCCATGTTTCCGATCGCAAATCCATAACCGGAGTGAACGTCCGGCAGGCCGATGGACCTCTGAGGAAACAATAACACGTCCCAGGATTCAACACTCGGGAGACTTTTATTCTCACATGAAGAGAAAGTAATCAGGATACTCACGTGGACGATCCCCGGCAGCGCCGCCACGTTCCCGATCTGCTTCATGGCTGGAAGGAATCCACCGAAACctgaagacagaaagaaagtttAGAGATAATCTGAGCAGGTtattaataaagttaataaataaaggtaataaataaagttaaacttTAGAGATAATCTCAGCAGGTTCatgaataaagttaataaataaagtaaataaataaagttaataatacagttaataaataaagttagaCTTTAGAGataaacaggttaataaataaagttaataaataaagtaaataaatagagttaataaataaagttaataataaagttaataaataaaggtaataaataaagttaaacttTAGAGATAATCTCAGCAGGTtgttaataaagtaaataaataaagttaataataaagttaataaatacatttaataaataaagttaataataaagttaataaatagttaataataaagttaataaatgaagttaataaataaagttaataatacagttaataataaagttaataataaagtaaataataaagttaCTAAATAAAGTCAGACTTTAGAGATGATCTCagcaggtaaataaataaagttaataaataaagttaataataaaGTTAATACATAAAGTTAATACATAAAGTTAGACATTAGAGATGACCTCAGCAGGTCAAAGGTCGGCGCGGctcacctcctcctctacaGGCGTTGCGAAGCTCCTCAAACATCAGTTTCTCCAGAGAATCGTTGACGTAGAAGTTTCCTTCAACCTGAAAGAAAAATTGATTATTGTgagtaaataaagttatttattgaCATATTTTCAGAGGGGAGTCACTGCTTGTTTAGTCTATATAACTAACAGGTTTTGTTGTCATGAATCTTAATCAAATTTAATGGATCCTTAGTgaaatattaatgttaaatattgataaACAAACAGAGTTTCAATATAAATAGTTTAATAAATGGTCTTGGTCAGATTATACTCTGCTGATTTAAATTAGAAAACTGTCAATTATTATTAAAGATGCATAAGTAGCCTAACTTTaggttatattttttatttatttgacatgttttcatATAAATAGGATCCTCCCTTTAATTCTGCTAAGATTTTATTACCAGTAGTTGCATCATTGAGCTCCGTCAGCAGGTTTAACTATTGTTTGCGGCTGATTTCATTGATTATTGTgagtaaataaagttatttattgaCATATTTTCAGAGGGGAGTCACTGCTTGTTTAGTCTATATAACTAACAGGTTTTGTTGTCATGAATCTTAATCAAATTTAATGGATCCTTAGTgaaatattaatgttaaatattgataaACAAACAGAGTTTCAATATAAATAGTTTAATAAATGGTCTTGGTCAGATTATACTCTGCTGATTTAAATTAGAAAACTGTCAATTATTATTAAA of the Centropristis striata isolate RG_2023a ecotype Rhode Island chromosome 22, C.striata_1.0, whole genome shotgun sequence genome contains:
- the LOC131960612 gene encoding E3 ubiquitin/ISG15 ligase TRIM25-like, giving the protein MAQKVQLDQKSISCSICLDPLKDPVTLSCGHSYCMKCINNHWDGEDQKPVYSCPQCRKIFITRPNLEKNIMLAELVEQLKKTGLQAAPVDHLYAGPEDVACDFCSGRKLKAFKSCLQCLASYCEQHLQPHYDVASFKKHKLVEPSKKLQENICSRHDEVMKMFCRTDLQSICYLCSVEEHKGHDTVSAAAERSDSHRLDHVTAAVSRLRDKLQDVLRDEWTDASLTEVDVLLPAAEPKTRAEFLQYSREITLDPNTAHTQLLLSEGNRKVTLMRQQQAYSDHPDRFTDVWQALNRESLTGRCYWEVEWTGLVSVAVSYKNISREGSSEDCKFGFNNNSWTLGCNNNSYTFRYNNVKTPVSGPWSSRVGVYLDHSAGILSFYSVSKTMTLLHRVQTTFTQPLHAGVRFFGIFAFGISAEVCELK
- the rtcb gene encoding RNA-splicing ligase RtcB homolog is translated as MSRTYNDELQFLDKIGTNCWRIKKGFVPNMQVEGNFYVNDSLEKLMFEELRNACRGGGFGGFLPAMKQIGNVAALPGIVHRSIGLPDVHSGYGFAIGNMAAFDMSDPDAVVSPGGVGFDINCGVRLLRTNLDEGDVQPVKEQLAQSLFDHIPVGVGSKGVIPMGAKDLEEALEMGVDWSLREGYAWAEDKEHCEEYGRMLQADPNKVSSKAKKRGLPQLGTLGAGNHYAEIQVVDEIYNDYAAKKMGIDHKGQVCVMIHSGSRGLGHQVATDALVAMEKAMKRDKITVNDRQLACARITSQEGQDYLKGMAAAGNYAWVNRSSMTFLTRQAFSKVFGTTPDDLDMHVIYDVSHNIAKVEEHIVDGRQKTLLIHRKGSTRAFPPHHPLIPVDYQLTGQPVLIGGTMGTCSYVLTGTEQGMTETFGTTCHGAGRALSRAKSRRNLDFQDVLDKLADQGIAIRVASPKLVMEEAPESYKNVTDVVNTCHDAGISKKAIKLRPIAVIKG